A region of Paenimyroides aestuarii DNA encodes the following proteins:
- a CDS encoding RsmB/NOP family class I SAM-dependent RNA methyltransferase — MRLHRNLVFAVIDSLLSIFNDGEYADKEVAKALKRDPRWGAKDRKFVAETIYEIVRWKRLYTEIAEVKEPFTRDDVWRTFAVWAVLRGITLPDWKYFENTPVRRIKGKFDELSKIRKYRESIPDWMDELGVKELGEEVWTKELAAQNQQAHVVLRVNTLKTNKQKLRAQLMDLDIETTFNDKYPDALILKERANVFMTPLFKEGFFEVQDASSQKVVPFLDVQPGMRVVDTCAGAGGKTLHIAAKMENKGQIIAMDLYESKQKQLKIRAKRNGVFNVEYRIIDSTKVIKKLHDKADRVLIDAPCSGLGVLKRNPDSKWKLQPEFIDNIKKTQQEVLENYSKMVKVGGKLVYATCSILPSENEKQINHFLKTEFGQNFKFIKDEKVLASQTGFDGFYMCLMERVK, encoded by the coding sequence ATGCGTTTACATAGAAATTTAGTTTTTGCTGTAATTGATTCACTTTTAAGCATATTTAACGATGGTGAATATGCCGATAAAGAAGTGGCAAAAGCTTTGAAAAGAGATCCTCGTTGGGGTGCAAAAGACCGCAAGTTTGTTGCTGAAACCATATACGAAATTGTTCGTTGGAAAAGATTATACACAGAAATTGCCGAGGTAAAAGAACCTTTTACCCGTGACGATGTTTGGCGCACTTTTGCTGTTTGGGCAGTTTTACGTGGGATTACATTACCTGATTGGAAATATTTTGAAAACACTCCCGTTCGAAGAATAAAAGGAAAATTCGACGAACTTTCTAAAATAAGAAAATACCGTGAATCGATTCCTGATTGGATGGACGAATTGGGTGTTAAAGAATTGGGCGAAGAAGTTTGGACTAAAGAACTAGCCGCACAAAACCAACAAGCGCATGTGGTTTTACGAGTGAATACTTTAAAAACCAATAAGCAAAAACTCCGTGCACAATTAATGGATTTGGATATTGAAACAACGTTCAATGACAAATATCCCGATGCTTTAATTTTAAAAGAACGTGCAAATGTTTTTATGACACCGCTTTTTAAGGAAGGATTTTTTGAGGTGCAGGATGCATCTTCGCAAAAAGTGGTTCCTTTTCTAGATGTGCAACCAGGAATGCGAGTGGTTGATACCTGTGCGGGGGCCGGTGGAAAAACATTGCACATTGCTGCCAAAATGGAAAATAAAGGGCAAATCATTGCTATGGATTTATACGAAAGCAAACAAAAGCAGTTAAAAATTCGTGCCAAGCGAAACGGTGTTTTTAATGTGGAATATCGTATTATAGATTCAACCAAAGTAATAAAAAAATTACACGACAAAGCAGACCGTGTACTGATTGATGCACCTTGTTCGGGCTTGGGCGTTTTAAAACGCAACCCGGATAGCAAATGGAAATTGCAACCAGAATTTATTGATAACATAAAAAAAACACAGCAAGAAGTTTTAGAAAATTACAGTAAAATGGTAAAAGTGGGCGGAAAATTGGTTTATGCCACTTGTTCTATTCTTCCTTCTGAAAATGAAAAACAAATAAACCATTTTCTAAAAACCGAATTTGGTCAGAACTTTAAATTTATTAAAGATGAAAAAGTATTGGCATCGCAAACTGGTTTTGATGGTTTCTATATGTGTTTAATGGAACGTGTTAAATAA
- a CDS encoding HAD family hydrolase: MVKTVIFDMDGVIVDTEPVHKYAYFKHFEELGIDVSEELYATFTGNSTRNVFQKLKDQFGLDQEVEDLIQRKRSLFNEAFDTKPDLELISGVEELIKDLHASDVELILASSASKSTISRVFNRFNLNDYFSHKVSGEDFVKSKPDPTIFIHAASLSKNKKEECIVIEDSTNGVKAACAAGIYCLGYNSENSKLQNLEGASILVDDFFKVNADFIKSLK, translated from the coding sequence ATGGTTAAAACCGTTATTTTTGATATGGACGGGGTGATTGTTGATACAGAACCTGTGCATAAATATGCTTACTTTAAGCATTTTGAAGAGTTAGGAATTGATGTTTCTGAAGAATTATATGCTACTTTTACTGGAAATTCTACACGAAATGTTTTTCAAAAGTTGAAAGATCAATTTGGCTTGGATCAAGAAGTGGAAGATTTAATACAACGCAAACGTTCGCTTTTTAATGAAGCATTCGACACAAAACCCGATTTGGAATTGATTAGCGGAGTGGAAGAATTAATTAAAGATTTGCACGCAAGTGATGTGGAATTAATTTTGGCATCTTCGGCTTCTAAAAGTACGATTAGCAGAGTTTTTAATCGCTTTAACTTGAACGACTATTTCTCGCATAAAGTGAGTGGAGAAGATTTTGTGAAATCAAAGCCCGACCCTACTATTTTTATACATGCAGCGTCTTTATCTAAAAATAAGAAAGAAGAATGTATTGTTATAGAGGATAGCACAAACGGTGTAAAAGCGGCTTGTGCTGCGGGAATTTATTGTTTGGGATACAACAGCGAGAACTCAAAACTTCAAAATTTAGAAGGAGCTAGTATTTTGGTGGATGATTTTTTTAAAGTTAATGCTGATTTTATAAAGAGTTTGAAATGA
- a CDS encoding lipocalin family protein produces the protein MKKVSILLFIAVLGFTSLTACSSDDSDTDAAVEQEKNHLLGKWNATSTHMKIEMDGKILIDNLDEEEGSTYGIIKTYEFKADNTVNYYTYIPASGSDEASESEGTTTYERKGNQLILKNSPYPYTILVLSENTLHLYNMFEVESEGSYIKSESIDKFERVK, from the coding sequence ATGAAAAAAGTCAGTATTTTACTGTTTATAGCAGTATTGGGTTTCACTTCGTTAACAGCTTGTTCGTCTGATGACAGCGATACTGATGCCGCAGTAGAGCAAGAAAAAAATCACTTATTAGGAAAATGGAATGCTACATCTACACACATGAAAATAGAAATGGATGGGAAAATTCTTATTGATAATTTAGATGAGGAAGAAGGTTCTACGTATGGAATTATTAAAACATATGAGTTTAAAGCCGATAATACGGTAAATTATTATACCTATATTCCAGCATCTGGATCAGATGAAGCATCAGAAAGTGAAGGTACAACAACTTATGAGAGAAAAGGCAATCAACTTATTTTAAAAAACTCCCCATATCCTTATACAATTTTAGTATTGAGCGAAAACACATTACATTTATATAATATGTTTGAAGTGGAATCTGAAGGGAGTTATATAAAATCAGAAAGTATTGACAAATTCGAAAGAGTGAAATAA
- a CDS encoding nucleoside-diphosphate kinase: protein MAGTRTFTMIKPDAVEAGSIGGILNMIAEGGFRIVAMKLTQLTVADAKKFYEVHAERPFYGELVEFMSRGPIVAAILEKENAVEDFRTLIGATNPADAAEGTIRKKYAKSIGENAVHGSDSDENAEIEAAFHFAGREQF, encoded by the coding sequence ATGGCAGGTACAAGAACATTTACAATGATTAAACCAGACGCTGTAGAAGCTGGAAGTATTGGTGGAATATTGAACATGATTGCTGAAGGCGGTTTTAGAATCGTTGCAATGAAATTAACGCAATTAACAGTTGCTGATGCTAAGAAGTTTTACGAAGTGCATGCAGAGCGCCCATTTTATGGTGAATTAGTAGAATTCATGTCTAGAGGTCCGATTGTTGCAGCAATTTTAGAAAAAGAAAACGCGGTGGAAGATTTCCGTACATTAATCGGCGCTACCAATCCGGCTGATGCTGCTGAAGGAACAATCCGTAAAAAATATGCAAAATCAATCGGTGAAAACGCAGTTCACGGTTCAGATTCTGACGAAAATGCAGAAATTGAAGCTGCTTTCCACTTTGCAGGAAGAGAACAGTTCTAA
- a CDS encoding group III truncated hemoglobin — protein MKHDIESRDDLEQLVRIFYDKVRSDAELAPIFNSIITDWEPHLQKITDFWEQHLFGVQKYKGNPIEVHNKVDARMKNNVTAHNFGTWLFYWMQTLDELFEGPNKEVLKFKARKMQTVFFVNIVQARSKT, from the coding sequence ATGAAGCACGATATTGAAAGCCGAGATGATTTAGAGCAATTGGTTCGAATTTTTTATGATAAAGTGCGAAGTGATGCCGAATTGGCACCGATTTTTAATTCGATTATCACCGATTGGGAACCTCATTTACAAAAAATTACCGATTTCTGGGAACAACATCTTTTCGGTGTTCAAAAGTATAAAGGTAACCCCATTGAAGTACACAATAAAGTTGATGCTAGAATGAAAAATAATGTTACGGCACACAATTTTGGCACTTGGCTTTTTTATTGGATGCAGACTTTAGACGAACTTTTTGAAGGACCTAATAAGGAAGTTTTGAAATTCAAAGCCCGCAAAATGCAAACTGTTTTCTTTGTAAATATAGTGCAGGCACGATCGAAGACATAA